From the Chrysiogenia bacterium genome, the window ACGGGCTGAGCGCGCTGCCCGAGCTGGTGCGCGAGCATCAGGTGCTGGTCTTCTCCGCTTTCGACGATGCGCGCACGGTCAAGCAGGCCATGGAGTCGGGGGCCGTGGGCTTCGTGCGCAAGGATGCCGATTCGGCAAACCTGATCGCCGCGCTTCGCGAAGCGGCGGCCGGTCGCACGGTGCTCGATCACGAACTGGCCATGCGCGTGGCGCAGTCACTGCGCGCCGAACCCGACGCGGTGGCGTTCCGCCGCAAGGTTGCCGATCTCACCTCCCGCCAGCGTGAGGTGCTGGCCCTGCTGGCGCAGGGGAAATCGAACAGGGACATCTCGGACGCACTCTTCGTCAGCGAGGGGACGGTCAACAATCACGTAACCCGAATCCTGCATGCATTGCAGATGCCGGACCGGACCAAGCTCGCGGTCATGCTGATCCGCCACAATGTGGAGGTGTAGGCCGGCGTGAACGGACTGCTTCCCGACTTTTCCCAATGGCCCGGCCCGCCGGGGTTCTACTGGGGGCTCTTTGCGCTTGGCGTACTGGCAACGATTTATCCGCTCGTCGTCACGGCGCGAAGGCGCGTCTACTACGCGTTTGGAATTCTGGCCTTCGGTTCGTTCTACATCATGGGGCCGCGAATGATCTGGATCATGGTTCCCGCCGGGACCCTGGGCGTGTTGATTCCATGGCGTCTTCACTATGTCATGCAGGTTCCGGCCTGGTTCAGGTTCCGCCGTCTGAGCGTGCGGGAAATGAAAGACCGCGTGCAGGATCTACTCATCGACGGGGCCGTCGTGCTCGGCACGATGCTGCTTCTTGACTTCTTCTACCGGCGAAACGGCGCGGGTGCTTATCCAATCCCGATTGCACGCGGGCGGGACCTGCTGGAATTTCTGGCCATTGCGGGCGCGCTGAGCGGGACGTGGTTTGCGGTGCGAGAACTCACCTACCGCCTGCTGGGCGTGCCGGGTTTTGCCAGCCCTCCCGACGAGGGCGTGACGCCCGAAGGCACCGAGATGCTGCTCTTCACCAACCTGGCGGTGTACGGGCTGGTATTTCTGATCGCCGCACCGGTGCAGCTCACGATCCACTACACGTACCTGGCGACCGGTCCGTGGCCCACGTTGCTGGTGTTGCTCGCCGCTTTTTACATGAACACGCTTTTCACCGTCTGGGTGGAGCGCCGCGAACGGCTGCGCGCGGCGCTTCGTGACATCCATCTGAGCGAGCGCATGGCGGCCATCGGGGAAGTCAGCTCGCGGATCATGCACCAGATGCGCCATCAGCTCGGCCTCATGGCGGCCAGCACGTACATCCTTCAGCGGCGTCTGGGGACCAATCGGCAGGGCGATCAGGTCACCATCGAAGCGGAGCTGGCCAAGCTCGATGCCGTGCGAGAGCAGCTTCGCCGCCTTTTGGTCGAGGAACTGCCCGGCCCGGACGGTGAGATCGTGCCCGATGAAACAGGGAACGAGGGGGCCGGTCCGGCACTGCGCGAGCTGGTGCTCGTCCAAGCCGAGTCCCTGGAGCCCATGGCGGAGCAGCGGGGAATTCGCCTGCACGTCGGGGAATCGAATCTTGGATATGTGCCCAGGCTCCCCAATGTCATCGGAGATGCGATCTTCAACGTGATGGAGAACGCCGTCTTTGCCGCGCGGGGCGCCGTGCAGGTCAGCTTCTCGGGTGAGAATGGCGTTGCTTGTCTGCACATCATCGATGACGGACCGGGCATTCCCGAAGAGAATTTGCACAAGGCGACGCAGCCCTTTCACACGACAAAGGTGGATGGGACCGGAATGGGATTGGCGATCGCGCTCTCGGCCGCCAGGCGCGAGGGCGGTGAGATGGAACTCAGGAACTGCAGTGGCGGCGGACTGGAAGTGAAATTCAGCTTTCCGGGCGCCGGTGGGGAGGAAGAGAAATGAAGCAGGAAAAGAACAAGCGACTTGCTGTCGGCATCGCGGGGGTCGCAATCGTTTCCCTCTGGCTCGGCTGGTACCTGCTGCGCCCGGTGGCTGTTCCCCAAGCGCGGCCGGCAAAGCAGATCCCTTCTGCCATCTCGCCGGGCATCGAGAGCGGGGAGAGTGACCGCGAGTTCTTTGCGCGCGTGCATCCGGTTGTGATGGACCGGAATGTCCGTGGGGAACTGGTACTGGGGCCGGGGCTGCTTTCCATCTTCGACG encodes:
- a CDS encoding response regulator transcription factor; protein product: MSVIRIAICDDHPVFRAGMVSVINEHEDFDVVVEAGSVDELNDRLSGTPVDVVLLDIELPGRDGLSALPELVREHQVLVFSAFDDARTVKQAMESGAVGFVRKDADSANLIAALREAAAGRTVLDHELAMRVAQSLRAEPDAVAFRRKVADLTSRQREVLALLAQGKSNRDISDALFVSEGTVNNHVTRILHALQMPDRTKLAVMLIRHNVEV
- a CDS encoding HAMP domain-containing histidine kinase → MNGLLPDFSQWPGPPGFYWGLFALGVLATIYPLVVTARRRVYYAFGILAFGSFYIMGPRMIWIMVPAGTLGVLIPWRLHYVMQVPAWFRFRRLSVREMKDRVQDLLIDGAVVLGTMLLLDFFYRRNGAGAYPIPIARGRDLLEFLAIAGALSGTWFAVRELTYRLLGVPGFASPPDEGVTPEGTEMLLFTNLAVYGLVFLIAAPVQLTIHYTYLATGPWPTLLVLLAAFYMNTLFTVWVERRERLRAALRDIHLSERMAAIGEVSSRIMHQMRHQLGLMAASTYILQRRLGTNRQGDQVTIEAELAKLDAVREQLRRLLVEELPGPDGEIVPDETGNEGAGPALRELVLVQAESLEPMAEQRGIRLHVGESNLGYVPRLPNVIGDAIFNVMENAVFAARGAVQVSFSGENGVACLHIIDDGPGIPEENLHKATQPFHTTKVDGTGMGLAIALSAARREGGEMELRNCSGGGLEVKFSFPGAGGEEEK